One Pseudorasbora parva isolate DD20220531a chromosome 8, ASM2467924v1, whole genome shotgun sequence DNA window includes the following coding sequences:
- the cldn8.1 gene encoding claudin-8 has translation MANSALEIVGMCVTLIGLIGAAASTGMPMWRVTAFIGENIIVMETRYEGLWMNCFRQANIRMQCKVYDSLLALPPDLQAARGLMCCSVALTGLGLLIAIVGMRCTACIRDNDRAKRMILIISGCMILIGSFCCLIPVSWTGHVIIQDFYNPLLIDAQRRELGEALYIGWVSSAFLFAGGCIFTCCSGPLDKGPDPRYMYSRKAPAPYVAYQPQPVAFHPQARSDYSHSSGPPSFIQPAYQVSRQQSFIQPSYQPSRQQSFIQPSRHPSARSAVAYL, from the coding sequence ATGGCGAACAGCGCCCTGGAGATTGTGGGAATGTGCGTGACCCTGATCGGGCTCATCGGGGCGGCGGCCAGCACCGGGATGCCGATGTGGCGGGTGACGGCGTTCATCGGGGAGAACATCATTGTGATGGAGACCCGCTACGAGGGCTTGTGGATGAACTGCTTCAGGCAGGCCAACATTCGGATGCAGTGTAAGGTGTACGACTCCCTGCTGGCTCTGCCTCCGGACCTCCAGGCCGCACGGGGTCTCATGTGCTGCTCCGTGGCATTGACCGGTCTGGGTTTGCTAATCGCCATCGTCGGGATGAGGTGCACGGCGTGCATTCGAGACAACGACCGTGCCAAGCGTATGATTCTGATCATCTCGGGTTGCATGATTCTAATAGGCAGCTTCTGCTGCCTCATTCCTGTCTCCTGGACCGGACACGTAATCATCCAGGATTTCTACAACCCCTTGCTCATCGACGCCCAACGCAGAGAACTCGGGGAGGCGCTGTACATCGGTTGGGTGTCGTCTGCCTTCCTGTTCGCTGGCGGTTGCATATTCACCTGCTGCAGTGGCCCCCTGGACAAGGGTCCAGACCCAAGGTACATGTACTCCAGGAAAGCACCTGCCCCCTATGTGGCCTATCAGCCACAACCCGTGGCCTTCCACCCGCAAGCGCGGTCGGACTACAGCCATTCGTCCGGACCCCCATCATTCATTCAGCCGGCGTATCAAGTGTCCAGACAGCAGTCGTTCATTCAGCCGTCATACCAACCCTCCAGACAGCAGTCATTCATACAACCGTCCAGACATCCGTCCGCCCGCAGCGCAGTGGCTTATCTCTGA
- the LOC137085322 gene encoding claudin-4-like: MSYSAGSYVPKSYADKSYADKKYGGSVYTGYPDQKSADEIYQEQLKNEKRKRRESICCELVALVIGFVGLIGVAAVTGLPMWKVTAFIGENIIVMETRWEGLWMNCFRQANIRMQCKVYDSLLYLPSDLQAARGLMCTSVALSTFACIVSAVGMRCTRLVDSRPKTKHIVLVSGGCLFLAGCLTTIIPVSWTAHMIIQDFYNPLLIDAQRRELGEALYIGWVTSALLFCAGVILLCRHAPRTQDKVDMATMMNRTGSAPYNYSYAPGYGYQPAYGYQPAYQPAYSSVPPSVYNQPRY, from the coding sequence ATGTCTTACTCGGCCGGGTCTTACGTGCCCAAGTCCTACGCGGACAAATCCTACGCAGACAAAAAATATGGGGGTAGTGTGTACACGGGCTATCCGGATCAGAAGTCTGCAGATGAAATATACCAGGAGCAGCTCAAGAACGAGAAGAGGAAGAGACGGGAATCCATATGCTGCGAGTTGGTGGCGTTGGTCATCGGCTTTGTCGGATTGATTGGCGTCGCCGCTGTCACAGGCCTCCCGATGTGGAAGGTGACGGCGTTCATCGGGGAGAACATCATTGTGATGGAGACGCGTTGGGAGGGCTTGTGGATGAACTGCTTTCGGCAAGCCAACATCCGTATGCAATGCAAGGTCTATGATTCTTTGCTGTACCTTCCGTCCGATCTCCAGGCTGCCAGGGGTCTCATGTGCACATCTGTAGCGCTGTCCACCTTCGCCTGCATCGTGTCGGCCGTAGGAATGCGCTGTACCCGCCTGGTGGACTCCCGTCCCAAGACCAAGCACATTGTTTTGGTGAGTGGGGGGTGTTTGTTCCTGGCGGGCTGCTTGACCACCATCATCCCGGTGTCGTGGACGGCTCACATGATCATCCAGGACTTCTACAACCCCTTGTTGATCGACGCCCAACGCAGAGAGCTTGGGGAGGCCCTCTATATCGGATGGGTCACTTCAGCTTTGCTCTTCTGCGCCGGGGTGATTCTGCTCTGTAGGCATGCACCACGGACGCAGGACAAAGTGGACATGGCTACTATGATGAATCGTACAGGATCGGCCCCATATAACTACTCCTACGCGCCTGGATACGGATACCAGCCTGCATACGGATACCAACCTGCATATCAACCGGCCTATTCTTCCGTCCCACCATCAGTCTATAACCAGCCAAGATACTGA
- the LOC137085321 gene encoding claudin-8-like: MRAKLEILALVLGFIGLVGTIAVTALPMWKVTAFIGPNLIVMEAQWEGLWMACIRQADIRMQCKVYDSMLILPADIQTARGLMCVSIALAALAVLVSVCGMRSTDCCQDDSRGKNVILLVGGCLFIAACLAILIPVSWTTHSIVRDFYNPVVLESQKREIGQALYVGFATFLFLLVAGVILLCRYAPRQRKDEEDGPYVPGEKDKMSMLERTPSSNTYWKSQYV; the protein is encoded by the coding sequence ATGAGGGCTAAACTGGAGATCTTGGCCCTGGTGCTGGGCTTCATCGGTCTGGTAGGGACCATCGCAGTGACCGCGTTGCCCATGTGGAAGGTCACGGCGTTTATCGGGCCCAACCTGATCGTCATGGAGGCGCAGTGGGAGGGGTTATGGATGGCGTGCATACGGCAGGCGGACATCAGGATGCAGTGCAAGGTCTACGACTCGATGCTCATCCTGCCGGCAGACATCCAGACGGCCCGCGGGCTCATGTGCGTCTCCATCGCGCTCGCCGCTCTAGCCGTCCTAGTGTCCGTCTGCGGGATGAGGAGCACGGACTGCTGTCAGGACGACAGCAGGGGCAAGAACGTGATCCTGCTGGTGGGCGGCTGTCTGTTCATCGCCGCCTGCCTCGCCATTCTCATCCCCGTCTCCTGGACGACCCATTCCATCGTCCGAGACTTTTACAACCCCGTGGTGTTGGAGTCTCAAAAGCGGGAGATCGGACAGGCGCTGTATGTGGGCTTCGCCACGTTCCTGTTCCTCCTGGTTGCGGGGGTGATACTGCTGTGCCGTTACGCCCCGCGCCAGAGGAAGGACGAGGAGGACGGGCCGTATGTCCCAGGGGAAAAGGACAAAATGAGCATGTTGGAACGGACACCCTCTTCAAACACTTACTGGAAGAGTCAGTACGTCTGA